ATAGGGTTCTCAGACATTTTTTGTTAAGCACGTCGACCATGAAAAGTCCTTCCAAGCCGGCTAGTTAGCATCTTGTTTAGTATGAAAAGGATATGACAAATATTCTACTTAATACAATGATATGCTAGAAGGATATGCCAAATATCCTAAAAACTCAAAATATTTAGCAAGTTAACCAACAATGCATATCAGATGTTAAGGATCTTAACGCCTCTACCTTGCATGTCCAAATCAGAAGTAGAAACATCAGAAATGGTAGACTGGACTGATAAATACCATAAGAGTAGTTGTTCTTAGTTGAACATAGAACCAGAGAGCTTGTTAAGTTCTGATATCACATTAGTTCATTATCAAGCTAAAAGTTTGAACATCtatgttattatattttttctattctaTTGTAACAATAACAAAAGGAAATAACATCCAAGTTTAGTATCCGTTGGTACTTTCTTTTGTActaatattatgttatgtacatATAGATATATCTTCAactccctttttttttatttgattttttctaAGTGTATCTACATTGGAGTTtgacattttatatttttcttggaCAAGGTGTGGTGAAACTATCAAGACAACGATAATGAAAAGCATTTGATACGAACCAATTAGCCTTATTTTATGGCAGACTTGGACGAGGCCGACGTTCGATAGAGATCCacaataactttttaaaaataaaattttgagatgcaagacttttaaaagtgtgacaaGAGCCGGAATCGAACGAAAATTCTACCGtttaggggtcaattttgcattttaattatttttttagatatttttgtagttttatatattagagttttttctattataaatagcatttCCTTGGCTATTTgaaacacttttcaatctttcaaaaattttaataaaatttttcggTTTCTAAGCTCTCATTTCTATCATTTTGTCTTACCAAAcgttattagttaaaattcAGTCCTATAGTGTAACAACACATTCTAATTTATACATAGTTACACTTTCAGAATAATCTGGTATTCTCCTCTGAACTTTCTTAAGAGGTGATCTTGCTTTGTCATACATTGGCCAAGCAGTAGTGATGGAAAATCACTATTAAGATAAGGTGTTACTATTTAGCTGGTTTTTGCAGATTTGATATTTCATTCCCTTGGAAGTAATTTCGTTCCTAAAAGCTATTGGAAACAAAATATTTTGCTGCATCTATATGGGGAAATCACTATTGCCGGACTATAGATAATACAGAtgggatattttttttttgtttttttaacccTTTGTTTGGATCCTCAATTGTATAGTGGAAATGAGGATAAATTGAACATAGGAAATGAAGACAAAAGAAAACCAAGTAATTGTAATTTCCTAGACTATTGGAAATGAAGACAAAATCGATGCAAATGTTTGTTTCGGTTCATCAGGGAAGAAGAAGATGCTCTTCTGAAATGGAGGGTAGTTTTGAGATCAAATACATTTATATTATCTccaaaattttcttattttagtcCCTAAGTTTTTTTCTTAACAGTAATTTTGATCTCTATATTTCAGAAATTATACTATTTAGTCTCTTTTGCTGTTGGCTTCACTATCTTGTATCTGAAAAACACAGAATTGCATTGCATCTGATACAAAAGGTTTGTCTTTTTTATTTGTTCATTTAGTTACAGGCAACACAAAGACTTCAATCAAGGATAGGTAACATGAGCTACAATAGGACTTCTCACTTGATGCAACCCATCATCCCAAACCAACGAGCCAGAGATCATAGGTTTGATCATTGTGGCTTCCACTGTCACAACAAAAGACTGCTTCTGCCCAAGAGACTGGAAGTAAAGAACATTTGGCTGAACTTGAATCTTAAGTCCTGCTGGTGCATTTACAATTGCCTTGTAAGTAGATTTTTGTGTCCCAACATTTGTGACAGTTCTCTGAAAATTCCGAGTTATAGATTCCCCATACTTGGTAGATAGAGCATAAGATGGGTAATTCAGATTCCAGACAGTTCCATTGTTTTCTGCAGAGCATGTGCTTTGATCTCCAGTGACAAGTTGAAGTTGTCTAGTGCTGTAACCTTGTCCACATAGAAATTTGACATAATCTACCTCTCCAGCATCATAAACTAAACCTGGGTCTTTAGCCTTAACAGGATTTATATGACCTGATCCGTACGCAAACTCTGCGTCCGGGTTAGTGTCAGGATTCATGTGATAAGCTGCATTGAAAGGTTAAATGCAAGGAGTTGGTTGACTTCATGCAATAGAATAACATACAGGGAAACATTCTTAGATATTACCTGTTGTCATCAGAGCTGACTTGATTGCATCAGGAGACCATGTTGGGTGAAATGACTTGACATAAGCTGCTGCACCAGATGCATGTGGACAAGACATGGATGTGCCAGAGATAATGTTGTATTTAACAAATCTGTTGTCTCCTTCTCTTCCTGTCACAGTGGAAGCTCCAGTCCATGCTGCTAAAATGTTCACTCCAGGAGCTGTCAGGTCAGGCTGCAAAGGATGATTAAGAAGTTACAAGAAGTAGAAAGAGGATGTGAAGTACaaggaattaaaataaataaataatttcctTCAGATTACTTTTAGAATGTCCCTTGTTAATGGATTTGGTCCCCTTGAAGAAAATGAAACCACGGCTGGGGCCAACTCATCCTTAATTTCAATGCTCTTCAATATTGTTGCTGTCAGCTCACTGCTGGATCCAAAAAGAAATACAAATCAATTAGACCATGTAGCCTAGACCTGGCCACGATCCTATTCAGACCGTGAACTGAAATGGTTTCAGTTTACAAACCGGAGTGTAACGGCCAAATGTGGGGCCAGTTACAAGCCTTCCCCATTAAACCAAGACTGGAACTGCAGAAGTACCTATTCGAGTTTAAGTACTCCAAGATATGAGCTCCATCACTCATGCTTAATACAGAAGATGGTAAGATAAAACTAGCGGCCACATCTTTGAAAAATCCATTTTGCATGATGGAGCCAACTGCACCAGCAGCTACGGCTCCGGTTCCAATTGTTGCAGCATCACACAGAACAATTTTCCCTTCCACTAGAGTCTTGTTCAAGCTGCCTGAGATGCAGAGCCTGCATTTCAGTCATCTAAGTGTTATTACACACTGCTAAATCAGAATACTAAAGATTCAACAATCTTTATGCTCCTTTCTACCTGGAAGAGATCCCATCATATCCTGCAGTTTGATTTGGTGCTTCTCCACCATAGATGACGGGGTACATTGTATTTCCCAGATCAAAAGTATTTATTGAGAGTCCCTGTAAtagaaaaaagttaaattattatcataGTTTAACAACTAAATCttgagaaattgcatgatcacGTCCTGCacggtgtgctgcacttgggcTACGTGCTAGGCGCTCGGATTCAATCCTTTGGGATTGCATTTATGCCTAAATACCGAACAAGGACACATGGAGCACCTGTTGCCCTGCGTATGTGTGCTAGACTGCCTGTCTAGATGTCTAGCAGGAGACTTCCTGGGCCGGAATACCTGTCCAGGTATCTGGAGGGGACTTTTTAGGCCAGCGTTTACTCTATTTGGTGTCGAGCTCTGCCAGGCACGTGATTCTACCTTACAAAAGAAATTGCATGCTCACCTCATAAATTGCGCCATTACTCAGCTTCACCTTGCTTACAAACTTCCTGTCTATGGTGCTTGCAGCGACAGAAAGAGCCCAAGGCGAAAAGTTCAAGACACTTTCAGATATAGGACCTGAATTGCCAGCAGAATTGGATGTGAGAATCCCATTCTTCATTGAATGGAAAGCTCCAATTGCAATTGAATCCTGGAAATAGTCCATAGGCCATCCTCCAACTGAAAGAGATATTACATCAACTCCATCAGCAATAGCATCATCAAATGCTGCAAGAATGTCAGCATCTGAACATCCATCAGACCAGCAGATCTTGTACACAGCTATACGCGCACAAGGAACGCCTCCTCGAGCAGTTCCTGAACCAATACCGAGTAAGCTCGCATGGCTAACTACGTCCCCTGCTGCTGTTGATGCAGTGTGAGTCCCATGGCCTCCTGAATCTCTTGGTGAAGCAATATCTCCTGGATCTACTTCTCCTTCACTATGGTAAAATCGAGCTCCAACCACTTTGCTACAAGCACATATAAAATTGTTAACAGGTTAGGATATTCCTCCAAATTTTGCTTGTGGAAGTGAGAAACAAAGGGCTTAAAGTTTACTTGTTGCAAGTGAAATTGGAGGATCCTTGACAAACACCCTTCCATTTGGCTGGAGGTGGACCAAATCCTTTGTCATTAAAACTTTCAGCCTCGGGCCAAATCCCAGAATCAAGCATTCCAACAATGATGTCACTCTCATAGGTTGATCTTGTGACATTCAAAGGGAAACCTATGAAGTCCCAGGATCGTGTCGTGTGGAGTTTCTTCTTTTGACTACGAAACACAGACACTACACCTTCCAttcctgaaaaaaaaaaaaggatcaaAACTTGCATCAGAGTTATTAATTCTGATCTGGGTGTTCCTCTGTATCCTCTCTACACCCACCTTCCAGTTTCTGCTTCTCAGCTTCAGTCAACTTAGCAACAAAGCCATTGAAGCTCCTGTGATAGCTGTGGAGCAGCAAATCTGATGCACCGCTGTTGAATTTGATCCACTAGGAGAGTTAGCTCCAAGACATACTAATTCCAAATTAGATTTTGACCTCTAAAATTTGCAAGTCTAGTTAAATATTAACCTGCCAACAACTTCTTGTAGCATGCTGGTATGAAAAGCTGTCGCAGAAAAATCACCCTTTGGACggtcacccatgtacacaataaATGTCTGCATCCGCAATTGCCAAGTTTTATTCAAATGTTATAGTTCTATCATGTCTATCTGCTAAGTTATAGTAAactttaataaagttttaatgTATGGtggagctttttttttttttcttttggtatGAAGTAGGCACAAAAATAGAGTACAAGTAATGAACGGCGGCTAGCCTCATCCTTCATGGTGTGAAGGTGAATATCTGGTTGGTAGATGGGAATAAAGAGAGTCGAACTCGAGATCTCACTCTACACCAGAGGAAGACCAACCAGGGAAGCATGTGAACTGGAGAGTTCACCCACTTCCGATGCCAAGATTACTCTCTAGAACCGATATGGGACCCATCAAGCTGtttcttattttcttcattAGGGGGAAGATTGTGCTGTGGGGTATAAGCTCTGGTTAAGCTAAAGTCAAGTTCTTCATAAGAGTTTTATATCTCACAAAAAGGAAAAGGACTTGTGATTTTGTTATTTAGCTTGCTAAACCTACAATGGCAGATAAGAATGAAACTAGAATGACTAAAATAAAAACAGTGCTAAGTAAAAAAGAGTGATAAAATTCATGGAAGAGCAAAACAAGAACTAATAGAGATGAAATTGAATGCCTTTCTCTCTGTTTCAGGTGTGCCATGGCAGCCAATAACAACACTAAAGGTGAGGCTTATAACAAAGAGAAGCCTTGGAAATGGGCAATTTTGGCTTGCCATTTGAGCAAGTCCTCCTCTGAGACTCAGAGATTGGAGCTTCTTGCTTCTAGTAGGAGGACTCTACAAGTGCTAATTTTCATGCAGATGCCAAACTAGAGCATAGCTTTTATAGATGTAAAATAAAGCACAATCGTTTGACTTTACAGTAAATTACAAAACCATTGGTAAGCCCGTCAACAGAGAAAATCCTTCCAAAGCCGGCCGGTTTCCATCAGGATTCTGCTGCCCATCACCGGACATGAAAAACAAgccaaaattaattaaaaaaaaaaaaaaggttcaaGCTCTTGGCTTCTGGCTTTCCTATCCGTTTCCCTGAAGAGAGTCAAACGTCTGCGGGCTTTTTCTCATGTCATATTGCAGAGAAGTTGTTTTcgtcatttaatttttaactgaTTTCTTGCATACACACCAAAACTAATTtccttatttattttgaatataatttagattcaatattttaataaatcaatttttatctttttggcTTTGTTATTTTCAAGTTGTTGATAACCCTTGTAATATGCAAAAAGGCAAATGGTTAACGACatctaaatatattattattatttataaattaataaaatacatCTTCTACATTATGTTTTATTTAGGAATAAAGGCCagaaaaattatgtaattttcaaatttcttttataattaattatatctcatattataaaaattttcgattaaattatttatggcataagaaaataaaaattaaattcaattggatataaattttgttttatattaattgaattggATCACGCCTTGGATTTATCCTCTCTGAACAGAATCCAAGCTCCTTTCTTGGTTGGCTGCAAAATTTCCTTAATGGAGACAATAATGATGATAATGTGGATGTTATGTTATTCTGCCTTTTATGTTGGCATGTTTAGAAAGCTAGAAATTTTGCTCCTAATTCTTTGGTAACTATTGAAAGGGATAAGAACGATCTCGATGAATTAATCATTTTGGCAACTCCACAATCTCATTCTTTGCCTCAGTGGCGTTTAGTATCCACAAGTTCAAGGTTTGGAGTTAGGGTGACCATTTAGTCGGTTCattttaaaatcgaattgaattaaataaattgaaaaccggtatttataaaaattgaatcgaatcgattttaattaaaaatcaaattaaattaaaccggtctgattcaattcgattcgattaatcgatttaaatttttaataaatttttattttttatactttatttttaatattttaaaatttaattagaatattttaactttaatataatctaatctctctatattattgaaaataatatactattattactaatcagttcgatttgatttttttgattttttttattaaaataaaatcaaatcgaaataattgaaatttttttaaattaaaactcaaattaaaataaataaaaaattaaattaaaattttaaattaattcaatttgattaattttttcttcTGATCACCCCTAATTTGTGGCTCTTTTACAATTAATTAGATGCGGCGACCCATATAAACAATGTGTGACTgcaaaaaaatcacataaacatcTTATAATCTCATCAAATCTTGAAAAGGGTACTGAAAGAAAGCAACTTTAAAGAAAAATCTATCTGCCTTTTGATCATCCTGAGAAGCTGAGCTCCAGGCGAGGCTGAGTAAGAGAAGGAACCAATGGTATGATTTTTGGCCTGCCATTCTTTCAAGGATAAGCACTTCTCAGGTATGACAGATTATGTATATATAACTTCTTAAACAATAAATTCTGGTAAGTTTTCTAGGAATAATTCAAAAAAgtcataatattttatatttattcaaatatcaaCCCATGGAGTTATTATCAAAATTTCTTGATATTTGATTTATGGCATATATTAACTTATGGAGTAGTTATCAAAATTTCTTCCTATTtgatttattgttttttttttaattttttaaaagaaatttattaatttccatAAGTTATTCAGTGAAATGGTCATCTTATGAAGcatgttttaattaattaaaatttgtagATAGTCTTATATAGACCAATTCACCATGTACAAGAAAGTATTTTTAACTCGAgataataagaaattaattttttttcaccaAATTTTAACGGGATTTAGTCTAATGCTTAGCAGGCGAGTTGATGATTTCCTTCTCAATTATACtttcatttcattttaaaaatattttttaaaaaaataaataggtacgCTATCAAATCATCAATTAtctaatgttattaataaattcCATAACCTAAACATTTTAACAACTCTCTtacattaatattaatttatagtcGTTGAATCTTAGAGTCGTGGAAGGATATCGTAATCCTTATATGACTATAGGCACTCCtctcttaaattaatttttaaaatgaattaggCCTTAGACCTGActtaaatttaatatggtatcagAACCTTCCATTTGATATTGGGTCTCTCATGATTTTAtgtactaataaaattttagacgTATCCGATATTAAATCTCtcataaatatgtcacgcactAGTAAAATATTGGGCGTAAGGGGTGTATTGAATTCTATATCGATTGTGTAAAGGAGTAACGTGGATTTATATTAGTTATAGGTACTTCTTCCTTTAATTAGTTTTTCGTGAGTTAGGCCTGAtagtattattatatattattatatataattatatgtaatatttattACATTATAAATTATTCCAATAACTAAATATGTTAATTTGATATTAAATctagaataaaatataatataaaaaatacaattataaatttacatTTTGGTTGTAAGTTTAGGTTTATAGAATTAtaaacattttttattattacagtagaaacattttatattttttttcatttcaactAAATAACATTACTATTATCAGGTAAACCTGTATATTAGATGAgttcaagaaattaaaaatgaaagggCAAAGGTAATAAATTCCATTAAACACTTACACTTTTAATTAAGACTTAAATAACatcaattcaatatttttattaattatttatttatatttttattaagcgTGAAATAAGTattcatttaatataatattatttttaataataaaatatttttttataatattttacttttataattttaaaaattatttgctaCTTCTATgttttttcttgatttttatattaaatttttggtattttgaataaaatattaaaatactaaatttttattttttaaaaaaactatattatGATTCACTTATTTTCACTTTAAAACCTATAATTCAATTTGTATTATTTTTGTGTCAAAATAGTATATGTAGCATCATGTCGTTAGCAAAATAGGGACAATTTTGTAACACTATTAAGAAATGTTAATatagtaattaaaatataattattaattaaaaaataaaaatataaaaaatatattgtagttttactcattttttattttaaaatttatagtttaatttgtgttaaattaatattttatgatatgattttcatatcaatattttttataacatttaaaaattattactttttattaatagcgatattatatatactattttgacataaattaaaatattgattttaaaataaaaaaatgggtAAAATTACATAacactttttatatttaaaaaaaaaaagaaaaaggaaagaaagagagGGAAACAGGCTACTTCTCATGAAGAAAGGTAAATAGGAGCATTGTATGTGGAAGTTGGTGAACCAACACAAACATAGACTTGGTTAATACCTTTGAGGGTGAAGCaaaaaggagtagaaaaaaaatttttttttttcactcaactcatttgtttataaaaaattcttttttacAAATAACAATTGGACAAAAAAAAACAAGTCTCATTCTTTGCCTTAGTGCCATTTAGTATCCACAAGTACAAGGTTTGAAGTCATCATTTagtcgaatcgaattaaataaactgaaaacgggcatttataaaaattgaatcgaatcgattttgattaaaaattaaattaaattaaatcagtctgattcgattcgatttgatttaatcgatttaaatttttaataaatttttattttttatattttatttttaatattttaaattttaattaaaattttttaatttttaatatgatttaatctctctatattattaaaaataatatactattatcactaatcaattcgatttgatttttttttatttttttatgatcaaaatggaatcaaatcgaaataattaaaattttttaaattaaaaaccaaaccaaaataaataaaaagtcaaattaaaattttaaattaattcaattccacTTTTAAAACACCCCTATTTTGTGgctcttttaaaattaattacatgCGGCTTTTGATAGTGTCTTCTTGGACTGGTGCAGGTTTAGTAGTAATcattttctataatataaagTAATATGTTTTAACTGTTATCtaatagtaaaatttaattccatttcaaaaaaaaaagtaaaatttaattataattaaacttttaaatttaagaacATGTCAAATTAATTCATAGCTAAACACTCATGAAATTAAGATAACTTATTTTTatggtttaaaaataaaaaaaataaaattaattattatacaagtgatataaatatttaataatatcatcatataattattagataaaaaagGGATACGGCCAGGAAgaaaatttaacttatttagaTGTTGATTGAATAggtaatttctttaaaaataaaaaatattcaatgaATAGATATACCttaagttttttaataaaattaactcattaaaacttaaattgaattttgttatttgaaaaataaagtgaatttttaatattatggaTAAGTgaacttaaaatttattaatgtcttaaaattagaaaaattcgTACATTTATCTcaaatctaatttttaaaaaaaaaatcacgaaagtaaattaatgaaattaaaaaattttcttaaaattattaaggtACATATTTTAACGTACTCATAGATTTAGCCTAGTATTAAGTGTATTATCtataaaatataagatattttCCATATTcaaattaactttatttttccttccaataaaagaaaagcacaCATGTGATGGTTCTTTATTTTTACAGGAATGCTTTTGATATGGTGATGATAtgttccataatttttattatttcactaCAAAAACAGTAATTGGGCTCCTCACTTGATGAACTCCATCATCCCAAATCAAAGAAGCAGAGACCATGGAATCATCTAAGCTCCCTTCAATTATAAGAGCAAAGGCCTGCTTCTCATGAACAGACGTAAATGAGAGTGTGCTAGGTTTCACTCTGATTTGAAGTCCTTGAGGCGAAATCACAGTAGCTTTGTATGTCGAAGTTGGTGACCCAACATTTGTGACAATCCTATTGTAGACTCGGCTAATAATCTCTGAAGGTGAAGCAGCAAGTGCAAACGAAGGATAGTTCAGATCCCAAACTGTTCCATTGGTTGCTGTAGAGCAGCTGCTGTTGTCGCCGGTAACCCTTTGCAGAAGACTAGTATCGTACCCTTGTCCACACAAGAACTTCACATAATCGGTTGGCTCAGCGTCGTAGATTAATCCAGGATCAATAGCCTTAGAAGGATTTATATGTCCAGCTCCATATGCAAATTCAGCTTCAGGGTTGATTTCAGAATTCATTGGAAAAGCTGAAAATTTCAGGCAAGCAAGAAATTAGACTTTTAGTGAGATAAAAATAGTTCACTAAAGATAAATTCGTTACTAAAAGATCAGTAACGAAATTAATATTCGCCACTAGATCACAAAAAACTGAGATACTAAAAATTTACCGGCGATTTTTATGATTAGTGGCGAAATTCTGGTGattattcataaattttagTACACTTTTAGTGGCTATTTTATTTTCACTTCTAAATTTTCGTCACAAAAATTCAATTTGTTGTACTGACGTATACATCAACATATATAGTTAATCATGATCTTCAAGAACTCACCGGTAGTCATGAGAGCAGATTTGATGGCAGCAGGAGACCATGTTGGGTGAAAGGATTTGACATAGGCAGCAGACGCAGTTGCATGTGGGCAAGCCATTGAAGTTCCTGAGATTATATTATAAGGTACTCTTCTTTTATCTCCTTGAATTTCAGTAACTGAAGAGAGTAATGACCAAGCAGCAAGAATATCAACTCCTGGGGCAGATATATCAGGCTGCAAGATCCATATACATTTAAAAGATTAGCCTATCATATTTAGAAGATTAGCTATTTGAACAAAGTCCTGTGAGTTAATTACCTTTAGAATATCAAGAGTAATTGGATTTGGACCTCTTGATGAAAATgaagccacataaggagccaAGGGATCATTTGCTGTATTACTTTTATATATGGCGGCAGCTGCATGTCTATAATTTGTTTGAAGAATTGTTAAGCTCAAAAATGACCTTGACAGTCAGTAGATTAAATCTCAATACATgataaatctaataaatatagAACTGAGATAGAGCTTATTTTAGACAAACCGTGTTGAGTTTATGTAGGAGAGAATGCTGCGACCGTCGTCACTGCCAAGGTAAGAAGCAGGCAATGGAAAAGAGAAAGCAACATCTTTAGGGCCTGGGTCTTGCATTACAACGCCAGCTGCACCAGCCATGAATGGAGCTCTCCCTGAAACTGATCTATCGCAAACAACTATTTTGCCCTTCACTAAACTTGGGTCCAATGAGTTTGTAGAGCAGAACCTGCATTTTTGTTACATATATCTGAATTAGTTTCCATTTTCAACTCTTTTGTTATATAGAAAAACAAAATTTCTTTTACCTGGACTTGGAACTTGTAAAATTTCCAGTGATGTTTGGAGCATCTCCTCCATAGATTATAGGAAACATGGCATTATTAAGATCAAATGTGTTTATGGAAATACCCTGGATTGATCAGCGAAATCATGTAAAAGATCACAAATGAAGACTAACAAATGTCTCAATCGCATATgttctaataaaatatttattatttatgttaGCTTGAATTTTGACAAGTTTTTCATTATTCCTAATTTTTATTCCAtcctaaaatttttttttttaggttttAATTCACAGTTATATCCAAAACTTTATATTTTGGAtaataaactaaattttttCAATGCAATTGAATCTAAAAAGTTAATAGTAAACTACAATATAAACcttgaatttttatattcataaacatataatactttcatttaaattttatattaaaaataaatttattttatatttaccatatgataatattaaatatgttatatggaataaatatttattataaataaattcttattatataaattattacgtataaatattatataataaaatattttcttaaatatttatactcaatattataaattatgtacATGTTTTTATATGTGGAAAACCTTTACTCCATATCaatatattgaataaaataaaatactatagATCTTAGTtcctaaagttttttttttacaatttaaatttttattaatttataatttgtaTATAAAAGTGGGAATGGAAAGtaaataagttaaaataaagatatagattt
This region of Manihot esculenta cultivar AM560-2 chromosome 10, M.esculenta_v8, whole genome shotgun sequence genomic DNA includes:
- the LOC110624611 gene encoding cucumisin, which codes for MAGQKSYLWFLFLLSLAWSSASQDDQKSYVVYMGRRPDTDQVSISSLHLSMLHEATGRNFSSESVLIFKRTFLGFVAKLSEYEAQKIAGMKGVVSVFLNEKKKLHTTRSWDFMGFSEEVKRTNLESEIIVGMIDTGIWPVSPSFNDEGFGPPPSKWQGSCDVSFNFSCNNKIIGAKFYKSDGLFGAHDLKSPIDSQGHGTHTASTVAGGLVNKASLYDLAIGTARGGVPSARIAVYKVCWSDGCADADILAAFDDAIADGVDIISSSIGGSIPLDYFKDSIAIGAFHAMRNGILTSNSAGNDGPDVKTITNFSPWSLSVAASTIDRKFFTKVQLQNNRTYEGISINTFDLNNAMFPIIYGGDAPNITGNFTSSKSRFCSTNSLDPSLVKGKIVVCDRSVSGRAPFMAGAAGVVMQDPGPKDVAFSFPLPASYLGSDDGRSILSYINSTRHAAAAIYKSNTANDPLAPYVASFSSRGPNPITLDILKPDISAPGVDILAAWSLLSSVTEIQGDKRRVPYNIISGTSMACPHATASAAYVKSFHPTWSPAAIKSALMTTAFPMNSEINPEAEFAYGAGHINPSKAIDPGLIYDAEPTDYVKFLCGQGYDTSLLQRVTGDNSSCSTATNGTVWDLNYPSFALAASPSEIISRVYNRIVTNVGSPTSTYKATVISPQGLQIRVKPSTLSFTSVHEKQAFALIIEGSLDDSMVSASLIWDDGVHQVRSPITVFVVK
- the LOC110625331 gene encoding cucumisin isoform X2; translated protein: MASQNCPFPRLLFVISLTFSVVIGCHGTPETERKTFIVYMGDRPKGDFSATAFHTSMLQEVVGSGASDLLLHSYHRSFNGFVAKLTEAEKQKLEGMEGVVSVFRSQKKKLHTTRSWDFIGFPLNVTRSTYESDIIVGMLDSGIWPEAESFNDKGFGPPPAKWKGVCQGSSNFTCNNKVVGARFYHSEGEVDPGDIASPRDSGGHGTHTASTAAGDVVSHASLLGIGSGTARGGVPCARIAVYKICWSDGCSDADILAAFDDAIADGVDVISLSVGGWPMDYFQDSIAIGAFHSMKNGILTSNSAGNSGPISESVLNFSPWALSVAASTIDRKFVSKVKLSNGAIYEGLSINTFDLGNTMYPVIYGGEAPNQTAGYDGISSRLCISGSLNKTLVEGKIVLCDAATIGTGAVAAGAVGSIMQNGFFKDVAASFILPSSVLSMSDGAHILEYLNSNSELTATILKSIEIKDELAPAVVSFSSRGPNPLTRDILKPDLTAPGVNILAAWTGASTVTGREGDNRFVKYNIISGTSMSCPHASGAAAYVKSFHPTWSPDAIKSALMTTAYHMNPDTNPDAEFAYGSGHINPVKAKDPGLVYDAGEVDYVKFLCGQGYSTRQLQLVTGDQSTCSAENNGTVWNLNYPSYALSTKYGESITRNFQRTVTNVGTQKSTYKAIVNAPAGLKIQVQPNVLYFQSLGQKQSFVVTVEATMIKPMISGSLVWDDGLHQVRSPIVAHVTYP
- the LOC110625331 gene encoding cucumisin isoform X1, with product MASQNCPFPRLLFVISLTFSVVIGCHGTPETERKTFIVYMGDRPKGDFSATAFHTSMLQEVVGSGASDLLLHSYHRSFNGFVAKLTEAEKQKLEGMEGVVSVFRSQKKKLHTTRSWDFIGFPLNVTRSTYESDIIVGMLDSGIWPEAESFNDKGFGPPPAKWKGVCQGSSNFTCNNKVVGARFYHSEGEVDPGDIASPRDSGGHGTHTASTAAGDVVSHASLLGIGSGTARGGVPCARIAVYKICWSDGCSDADILAAFDDAIADGVDVISLSVGGWPMDYFQDSIAIGAFHSMKNGILTSNSAGNSGPISESVLNFSPWALSVAASTIDRKFVSKVKLSNGAIYEGLSINTFDLGNTMYPVIYGGEAPNQTAGYDGISSRLCISGSLNKTLVEGKIVLCDAATIGTGAVAAGAVGSIMQNGFFKDVAASFILPSSVLSMSDGAHILEYLNSNSSELTATILKSIEIKDELAPAVVSFSSRGPNPLTRDILKPDLTAPGVNILAAWTGASTVTGREGDNRFVKYNIISGTSMSCPHASGAAAYVKSFHPTWSPDAIKSALMTTAYHMNPDTNPDAEFAYGSGHINPVKAKDPGLVYDAGEVDYVKFLCGQGYSTRQLQLVTGDQSTCSAENNGTVWNLNYPSYALSTKYGESITRNFQRTVTNVGTQKSTYKAIVNAPAGLKIQVQPNVLYFQSLGQKQSFVVTVEATMIKPMISGSLVWDDGLHQVRSPIVAHVTYP